ACTTGTTCTAGGTAAGGATAATTATATTAACAAGTCATCGTTAGGGCTGCTGGGGCTGCTGCCAAAAGAACTGAACAACAAGCATCTAAAGACTGATCATGGGATCGTCACATCAAAAGTATTAATTCTCTGTCTAAATTTgttcaaaagcaaaagcaaaaaatgCCTATCTCCAATTTTTATCTCTTAGTTGGCGGATGTCCACTGTGCATTGCAATGTGGACACCGTTCCATGTACGTACTAATGATAAGTCACTCTTTTATATATGTGTGGATGCTATAATACGAGTCATTCGTCTGTCTCTATTCTAGACATTATAACCCTATGATACTAATAGTGATCTTTCGGTGATCATATGAGAATCCCAATGCGCCAGTTTGCCGGCTGCTACGCGGTCTAGCAGCCGGTCCCATCCATCTAAGATAGCATCCTCGTTTCCTCGAGGAATAGCTTGTttcagatgaagagatcgtGGTGATAGGTCAATGGATCGATTGGATAGGGAGGCGAAACCTGAGGCAAGGGAGCCTTCTGCTCTATTTGAAGGTTTTTTAGTCAAGTATGTGATGGTTGCCATACTTCGACATCGACCCTCAGTTCTTGAGGATCGCACGACTATTGTGGTGTTTCTCGACTGGCACAGGGTGGTCATATTATCGTATGGCTCTTACATACATGGCAAGGGTCTCGCGTAGCGATGTAGAATAGGTGGATGCTTTATGCTCCGGCCAATGCTAGATTCGTTAAGTatggagatatataaatatgaGAACAATAGTTCTATTCATCAGTCAACGCCTAATGAGCTCTAGGGTAAAGAAGAATAACCAGCATGACACAGTAAAATGACACAGTCAGCTATGACATTCCTTGGTTGCGAAATCTTGTCTCTGCTGTCTGATGAATTTCTTTCATTCCAAGAGGATCCTAGGTACGTATCGTGAAGCCGTTTGCCAAGTGGGCGAAGTGTGGGAATCAAACTAGACGTACCAATTTTGGAACTAGGCTTCAATTgtggatttctttttgcaaCAATTGGTCCCATAACTCAGTTGGTTAGAGTGCTGAGCTAATAACTCAGAAGTCGAGAGTTCGAGCCTCCCTGGGACCAcatatctttttttactccTCTTCCATTATTCCTATACACCTTTGCGCGCATTGTGTGTAACTTGCTTGCAAATATAACCAGAACCTACTGTATATTGGCCCACAGGCACGCCATAAACTATATCCTCGACATGAGAGGACGGAACATATACCTCTCTCAAGACACAAGCATTTCTTGTCTATTTCCAAAAGATGCATAAGTCCGAGGATGCCTTGCCCTGTCCGGTCAGGAAGTacaaatataatatatatgtGTGCACCAGAACGAAGAATAATCAACATTGAATGACATAGCTAAGCGGCTCAGGTGCCCTGGCCCCTACGGGCCTACAGATCTACAATAACCTTTGGGCTTGATTGAAGCTTATTTTAACTATATGCCATGTATACCCTGCCCCGTACTGTGTAATCGTTCTAGAACACAGTTAACTGTCTAAGAAGACGGCTACTGCGTCCAATCCCGTACCCGAGCCTCGGTATCGACGCGAACGAGATCATGCAATTCGGCTTGCCGAAGTACAAGCCGAGTCGACGGAGAGTGGACCCAAGCGGGCTGCAGGATCACCCAAGTGGAGCGACCACCCGATGTATACAGCTCTCTAAGCCAATGGTGTTGCAAttcgtcatcttctcttctattttatgaTCTGTAGTTGTTATCATCTCACAGATTTTGATCTCATGGTGTCAGCCAACGGTATTGCGTATATAATCCTTTCATTTTCGATCCTTGTCTATTTCTCTTACTTTTTCTCACCACACAGTATGCGCAATAGCATAGCTATATCCACACAGGCCCCTTGGAATGGCTTCCGAAGACTGTATCCACGAAGCCCCCCAGCCCCAGGGAATACCGTATTGGCGCCTACTCACCGACCAAGGCGTCGTCACCTCCGAAATAATCGACTACCCTTACAAGGGTTCCGGCACAGATGATGACCCCTACATCGTGGAATGGATCCCCAATGATCCCCGCAATCCGATGTTGCTTAACAAGTCCCTGAAATGGGCTTACACTATCACCGTTGCATTTGCCACGTTCGGTGTTTcgctttcctcctccgcctaTGCAGGCGGCATCCAAGAAGTCATCAAGCACTTCGGAATCGGCGAGGAAGTGGCCACGCTCGGCGTGTCACTGTTCGTCCTGGGCTTTGCAGTTGGCCCGTTAGTATGGGCGCCTCTGAGTGAACTGATCGGTCGCCAGAtcgttttcttcgtctcatATGGCGCTCTTGCATTCTTCTGTGCCGGCGCCGCCGGTGCACAAAATAGCTGGACGTTGATCATCCTGCGCTTCTTCGCTGGCTCATTCGGATCCTCACCGTTAACAAACGCCGGAGGCGTCATCGCCGATATCTTCCCAGCAGAAGAACGAGGTCTAGCAACAAGTCTATTCGCCGGCGCGCCGTTCCTAGGTACGTACACCACCacacaccatcttcaaccccaactaacaaaaagaaacaaaaaggtCCAACCCTAGGCCCCGTAATAGGCGGCTTCCTCGGTGAAAACGCCGGCTGGCGCTGGGTACAAGGCTTCCTCGCAACCTTCACCGGCCTAATCTGGATCGTGGAATCGCTCCTGGTGCCCGAAACCTACGCACCACTACTCCTCCGCAAACGCGCCGCCCGCCTCACAACCCTAACCGGCAAAGTCCACCGAAGCAAACTCGAGCTCGAACGCGGTAAAGTAACCATGACAAGCGCTTTCGGCGCCGCCCTTCTCCGCCCCTggatcctcctcttcgccgaACCCATCGTCCTCCTTCTCTCAACCTACATGGCCATCATCTACGGCACCCTCTACATGCTCTTCGACGCCTTCCCAATCGTCTTCCAACAGCTCCGCGGCTGGTCCGAAGGCGTCGgttctctccccttcctcggCGTCATGATCGGCATGATGCTCGCCGTCGCTCTAAACATGTACGACAACAAACGCTACGTCGCAATCCACAAAGCCCACCACGGCTTCGCGCCCCCCGAAGCCCGTCTCCCCCCCACCATGCTCGGTAGCATCGCCATCCCCATCGGCCTCTTCTGGTTCGCCTGGACTAACGCACCCCCCGTCCACTGGATAGTCAGTATCATCGCCGCCGCCCCCTTCGGCTTCGGTATggttcttgtcttcctcaatatcatGTCCTATCTTATCGATGCATATACTATCTACGCTGCTAGCGTGCTGGCCGCAAACTCAATTATCAGATCCTGTTTCGGTGCCGGATTCCCCCTCTTCACGACTTACATGTATCGCAATCTGGGCGTCCATTGGGCTTCCTGCATTCCTGCTTTTCTGGCTCTTGCTTGtgtgccttttccctttgtttTTTATAAGTATGGGGCTGTTATACGGAGGAAGTGTAAATATGCCGCCGAGGCGGATGATTTTATGAGGAGgttggcggagaagacggTCTCtctgggggaggaggagaaggctgttgatgaggaggttaGGGTCCAGGCTGAGGGGAGGGGGAGTGCTGATGGAGGACAGGATTTGGGGAGGTTGGAGTCTGGGGGTAGGAGCTCGCTGTCGACTATGCGTGACGGGAATGCGGGTTATGAGGCTAATCCGTATGATATCGATCGTGTTAATACGAGGAATTCGGCCATCTCGAGACGGTCCAGGTCCAGGTCTAGGTCTGCTaaggggaggaagagggggtTTTTGGGGCTTTGATGCGGGTTTAAGGGGTTGATTAGTATGTAATGTTTAAAAATAGGTAATCAATATTTTAAGATGAAGAGGGTTACTGTCTGTTGGTGGGCTTTTGCGTGTGGTTATGGTGAAGTGGTCTTCACTGTGATATTGGTCTTATGCGATTATCTATGTACAAGCTCGATGGAATGTTTcgtggaaagaagaaaaataagtTTGTCTCGGTTGACCCCAGTTTGAGTATTTACACTCAACCAAGGTTTAATACTTAAAATGTATAGACAAAAGAGCCAGTTGCTCAGCAAGcatgaaatgaagaataaaAGTTGGGAAGATTAACTTCACTAAGAAGCTAAGGGATCCCCAAATCTCGTCACTCCATATAGGAGATGGTCGCAAGTAATAATACAAGCACACTAGTATACAGGGACCTTGAAGGCTGGGAACTCGTAGGTCCAGCTGTCAATCGACTTCTCGTCGTTGACACAGTCGAAGCTGGAGTTGCCGCGCCAGAGAGGACGCTTGGGCCACTGGCAGAGCATCTGGGTCTCGCCGGCGTAGGTACCCGAAGAAACAGTGGCATTGAGACGGGACGGCTTGTTGCCGTTCTCGACCCAGTCGATCATAATCTCCATGTTGTTCTCAGGGTAAGGTCCGGGCTGGAGAGAGTTGGTTCCGCAGTGGGCGGCACCGGGGATTAGGTAGAACTGGTACCAGTCCTCGAGAGCCTCCAGggcctcctcttccgtcttGTCGCCGTACATGACGGAACGAACCGCCTGCCAGTAGTGGACCGAGGAGGCAGCGGGGATACTGGGGTCAGATTCACCGTGGTAGTGCAGCAGCTTTCCGCCGGACGATTGGAAGGGAGTCAGATCGGGAAGGGTGGTCTGAAGGCTGTCCATGTAGCGCACCATACCAGTGTTCATCCAGTCGACCAGGGTGTCGTAGGTCACGTTGTTCAGATCCGAAAGGTTGTCGAGGTTCAGGAGCTGAATGAACTTGGTGACGTACTCACCACCGGTCGACGGGATGTTGAGCTCCCACTTGCCAGTGTCAGAGTTGTACTCGGTCTCAGCATCGCTCAGCTCAGAGGCAATCTGCCAGGAGAGGTACGCGCGCTCGCCCTTGCTGTTGTGGAGACCATCGTAGATGGCCTGGGCGACAGCTACACCACGTGCGGTGACCGTGCCGTTCTGGGCGGGCTGGTAGCTGGTGGTGCTGCCCTCGGCCTGACGCTTGACATTGCTGCGCTTGCCATTGCTGAAGCCGAAACCAAGCGAAGTGCTAGTTCCCGCAGCACAGTAGTAAGGCTCACCGATGATAGAGGTCAAATTGAAGTTAAGCTTGCAAAGATCCGTCCGGGACACAACACCGTCGGTTCTTCCATCAAGCGGGTCGCAAGCAGCAATGGTGGCGTTcacgatcttcttcaactcaCATGGAGGCGGGTAGTAGTCCAGAGTTTGCTCCACTTCGGACGAGAACACATGGTGAACCTGTTGCTGAGCGAAACGGAAAGCCGGGGCACCAGTAATCGCACCGTCATACTCCTCACCCCAGCGCTGGACTTGACTCATACCCTCACGTCCTCCATCGGAGCAACCCTCGTAGTAGGTGTAGACCTTGCTGTCGCTGGACTGGCCATAAAAGCCCTTGGTGATGTACTTTCCGATCCGGGTCATCTCTCCCAGTGCCTGGTATGCGAACATGTATGTGGCGTCCCAGTTAATGGTTCCGTTTCCGTAGAGGACTACCTCGTCGTAGCTGTTATCGAATGCGTCGTATCCAGCATCGGTGGCACCTCCCACAGCGCCATAGGCGAGACCTCCGGTAGCATCGCTAGAGAGGGaaaagccaccaccaccagcaacGTAGAAACGGTTCTCGTAGTCGGAGGGCTTGGGGAATGCGTACTTGATGACCACTTTATCACCCTTGCCGGTATGCGTGTAGGCGACAGTCACATTGCAGTAGTCATAGGTAGTGGTGCTACCCATGCCAGCCGACTGGTTGTAGAGAGGGTTGGCCGTGACGGCGGACGGAAGCATGCTGATTCCGAGCAGAGTTCCGTTGGCAGGCAATGCAGCCTTCACGTTAGACACGGTGCACACATCGGTAAAAGAAGCTGCGTTCGCTCCTGCTGCCAAAGCAGCAACGGCCATGCGCGAGTGTTGGCGCATCTTTCGAACCAAAAGAATGGCAGAGGTCAAGGAGTGTTCAAAGGATACGAAAGGAATAAACGAATGATGAGGTCGTATCTAGGAGGAGCCATAGGGAAACTATCGTCCTATTTATTGCAAGGCTAGGGCTGAGAGACCACCGTCTTCGGCATCATAAGGTTCGGGATTCGTAACAAGCTTGTGGACCAAACGGCAGATCAACGCTTTGCCATCCTTAATTCTACTCAGGCTGTCGTCACCGGGTTGCGTGGCAAGATGCCAAGTCAAAAGGTCTTCCTCGAGGCTCGACCCGCGGAGTtgatactagtagtagtagtagtctCCGGTCGTCCGACGATGAATTTTTGTTATCTGATGTTCCGGTTCGGCTGAGATCCGGCCTTATCTGATCTCTCCATGCAGCCCTGACCCTTGCGCGTGCAAAGCTATCCATGATCGAGCCACCATGTCAGCAACATTCAAGGGAGATACAATGACCGAGATTTGGCTCTCTCTTGGCACTCATCTTGTCTGACGCGGTCTTTCTTGAGTATTTTGGCACGTTTTCTTGCTCTATTGCATCCGCTAAGAGGAAACGGGTAACTATTCCCGAGCCCTCGGAGTTAACAATCAAAGATAAGAT
This window of the Aspergillus oryzae RIB40 DNA, chromosome 8 genome carries:
- a CDS encoding MFS transporter (synaptic vesicle transporter SVOP and related transporters (major facilitator superfamily)); protein product: MASEDCIHEAPQPQGIPYWRLLTDQGVVTSEIIDYPYKGSGTDDDPYIVEWIPNDPRNPMLLNKSLKWAYTITVAFATFGVSLSSSAYAGGIQEVIKHFGIGEEVATLGVSLFVLGFAVGPLVWAPLSELIGRQIVFFVSYGALAFFCAGAAGAQNSWTLIILRFFAGSFGSSPLTNAGGVIADIFPAEERGLATSLFAGAPFLGPTLGPVIGGFLGENAGWRWVQGFLATFTGLIWIVESLLVPETYAPLLLRKRAARLTTLTGKVHRSKLELERGKVTMTSAFGAALLRPWILLFAEPIVLLLSTYMAIIYGTLYMLFDAFPIVFQQLRGWSEGVGSLPFLGVMIGMMLAVALNMYDNKRYVAIHKAHHGFAPPEARLPPTMLGSIAIPIGLFWFAWTNAPPVHWIVSIIAAAPFGFGMVLVFLNIMSYLIDAYTIYAASVLAANSIIRSCFGAGFPLFTTYMYRNLGVHWASCIPAFLALACVPFPFVFYKYGAVIRRKCKYAAEADDFMRRLAEKTVSLGEEEKAVDEEVRVQAEGRGSADGGQDLGRLESGGRSSLSTMRDGNAGYEANPYDIDRVNTRNSAISRRSRSRSRSAKGRKRGFLGL
- a CDS encoding putative tannase (predicted protein); translated protein: MRQHSRMAVAALAAGANAASFTDVCTVSNVKAALPANGTLLGISMLPSAVTANPLYNQSAGMGSTTTYDYCNVTVAYTHTGKGDKVVIKYAFPKPSDYENRFYVAGGGGFSLSSDATGGLAYGAVGGATDAGYDAFDNSYDEVVLYGNGTINWDATYMFAYQALGEMTRIGKYITKGFYGQSSDSKVYTYYEGCSDGGREGMSQVQRWGEEYDGAITGAPAFRFAQQQVHHVFSSEVEQTLDYYPPPCELKKIVNATIAACDPLDGRTDGVVSRTDLCKLNFNLTSIIGEPYYCAAGTSTSLGFGFSNGKRSNVKRQAEGSTTSYQPAQNGTVTARGVAVAQAIYDGLHNSKGERAYLSWQIASELSDAETEYNSDTGKWELNIPSTGGEYVTKFIQLLNLDNLSDLNNVTYDTLVDWMNTGMVRYMDSLQTTLPDLTPFQSSGGKLLHYHGESDPSIPAASSVHYWQAVRSVMYGDKTEEEALEALEDWYQFYLIPGAAHCGTNSLQPGPYPENNMEIMIDWVENGNKPSRLNATVSSGTYAGETQMLCQWPKRPLWRGNSSFDCVNDEKSIDSWTYEFPAFKVPVY